The following are encoded together in the Tribolium castaneum strain GA2 chromosome 3, icTriCast1.1, whole genome shotgun sequence genome:
- the LOC664360 gene encoding nematocyst expressed protein 4 isoform X1 → MDVLIPIIIFVLVFILFSICGFCCKRKREGTVYGLTGPNVTVTSQHISASPVVVPPYPVEPRHPTPQSRAAPAPGFATHTPPYPTHNPHPLPAPVPGYYPLAVGATPVPYPPAGAAPYPPAVGPTPYPPAGPPYPPGTAPYPDYGAQPPSYSEAVSQPPVQPLPAKEGYTKQAPYNPNY, encoded by the exons ATGGATGTCCTTATTCCAATAATAATCTTTGTGTTAGTATTTATACTATTTTCAATATGCGGGTTTTGTTGCAAGCGAAAACGTGAGGGTACCGTTTACGGAC TAACCGGCCCGAACGTCACTGTAACCAGCCAACATATTTCAGCTTCGCCGGTTGTGGTGCCCCCTTATCCAGTGGAGCCAAGACACCCGACCCCCCAGAGCAGGGCAGCGCCCGCCCCTGGATTCGCCACACACACACCGCCATACCCCACACATAACCCACACCCTCTACCTGCACCag TTCCTGGCTACTATCCGCTAGCAGTGG GGGCTACTCCGGTCCCCTATCCTCCAGCAGGCGCCGCGCCATATCCACCTGCCGTAGGTCCGACGCCCTACCCACCGGCTGGGCCCCCCTATCCTCCAGGCACAGCGCCGTACCCCGACTATGGGGCCCAACCTCCTTCTTATTCCGAGGCTGTGTCGCAACCCCCAGTCCAGCCCTTGCCAGCAAAGGAGGGCTACACCAAACAGGCGCCATACAacccaaattattaa
- the LOC664360 gene encoding nematocyst expressed protein 4 isoform X2, which translates to MDVLIPIIIFVLVFILFSICGFCCKRKREGTVYGLTGPNVTVTSQHISASPVVVPPYPVEPRHPTPQSRAAPAPGFATHTPPYPTHNPHPLPAPGATPVPYPPAGAAPYPPAVGPTPYPPAGPPYPPGTAPYPDYGAQPPSYSEAVSQPPVQPLPAKEGYTKQAPYNPNY; encoded by the exons ATGGATGTCCTTATTCCAATAATAATCTTTGTGTTAGTATTTATACTATTTTCAATATGCGGGTTTTGTTGCAAGCGAAAACGTGAGGGTACCGTTTACGGAC TAACCGGCCCGAACGTCACTGTAACCAGCCAACATATTTCAGCTTCGCCGGTTGTGGTGCCCCCTTATCCAGTGGAGCCAAGACACCCGACCCCCCAGAGCAGGGCAGCGCCCGCCCCTGGATTCGCCACACACACACCGCCATACCCCACACATAACCCACACCCTCTACCTGCACCag GGGCTACTCCGGTCCCCTATCCTCCAGCAGGCGCCGCGCCATATCCACCTGCCGTAGGTCCGACGCCCTACCCACCGGCTGGGCCCCCCTATCCTCCAGGCACAGCGCCGTACCCCGACTATGGGGCCCAACCTCCTTCTTATTCCGAGGCTGTGTCGCAACCCCCAGTCCAGCCCTTGCCAGCAAAGGAGGGCTACACCAAACAGGCGCCATACAacccaaattattaa
- the LOC103313704 gene encoding nematocyst expressed protein 4 isoform X3 yields MWRNETLFCSCSSVVVPPYPVEARHPTPENKSVPAPGPGFATYNPPYPTHNPHPVPVDVDYCAPLPIGISPAPYPPPGPTPYPPAGPPNSAPYPSYPGHDSQPPSYSEAVGQPSAQPLIPKEGYTKQAPYNPNY; encoded by the exons ATGTGGAGAAATGAAACGCTATTTTGTTCAT GTTCGTCTGTGGTGGTGCCCCCTTACCCAGTGGAAGCGAGACACCCAACACCAGAAAATAAAAGTGTGCCCGCCCCCGGGCCTGGTTTTGCCACATACAACCCGCCGTACCCGACACACAATCCACATCCAGTACCCG TAGATGTTGACTACTGCGCTCCTCTACCAATTG GTATTTCGCCTGCTCCCTACCCACCTCCAGGTCCCACACCCTACCCACCGGCGGGTCCCCCAAATTCGGCACCATATCCATCATATCCAGGCCATGATTCTCAACCGCCGTCATATTCTGAAGCTGTTGGGCAGCCATCAGCCCAACCGCTAATCCCCAAGGAGGGGTACACAAAACAGGCGCCGTACAATccgaattattaa
- the LOC664360 gene encoding nematocyst expressed protein 4 isoform X3, with protein sequence MDVLIPIIIFVLVFILFSICGFCCKRKREGTVYGPSPVVVPPYPVEPRHPTPQSRAAPAPGFATHTPPYPTHNPHPLPAPVPGYYPLAVGATPVPYPPAGAAPYPPAVGPTPYPPAGPPYPPGTAPYPDYGAQPPSYSEAVSQPPVQPLPAKEGYTKQAPYNPNY encoded by the exons ATGGATGTCCTTATTCCAATAATAATCTTTGTGTTAGTATTTATACTATTTTCAATATGCGGGTTTTGTTGCAAGCGAAAACGTGAGGGTACCGTTTACGGAC CTTCGCCGGTTGTGGTGCCCCCTTATCCAGTGGAGCCAAGACACCCGACCCCCCAGAGCAGGGCAGCGCCCGCCCCTGGATTCGCCACACACACACCGCCATACCCCACACATAACCCACACCCTCTACCTGCACCag TTCCTGGCTACTATCCGCTAGCAGTGG GGGCTACTCCGGTCCCCTATCCTCCAGCAGGCGCCGCGCCATATCCACCTGCCGTAGGTCCGACGCCCTACCCACCGGCTGGGCCCCCCTATCCTCCAGGCACAGCGCCGTACCCCGACTATGGGGCCCAACCTCCTTCTTATTCCGAGGCTGTGTCGCAACCCCCAGTCCAGCCCTTGCCAGCAAAGGAGGGCTACACCAAACAGGCGCCATACAacccaaattattaa
- the LOC664360 gene encoding uncharacterized protein LOC664360 isoform X4: MDVLIPIIIFVLVFILFSICGFCCKRKREGTVYGPSPVVVPPYPVEPRHPTPQSRAAPAPGFATHTPPYPTHNPHPLPAPGATPVPYPPAGAAPYPPAVGPTPYPPAGPPYPPGTAPYPDYGAQPPSYSEAVSQPPVQPLPAKEGYTKQAPYNPNY; this comes from the exons ATGGATGTCCTTATTCCAATAATAATCTTTGTGTTAGTATTTATACTATTTTCAATATGCGGGTTTTGTTGCAAGCGAAAACGTGAGGGTACCGTTTACGGAC CTTCGCCGGTTGTGGTGCCCCCTTATCCAGTGGAGCCAAGACACCCGACCCCCCAGAGCAGGGCAGCGCCCGCCCCTGGATTCGCCACACACACACCGCCATACCCCACACATAACCCACACCCTCTACCTGCACCag GGGCTACTCCGGTCCCCTATCCTCCAGCAGGCGCCGCGCCATATCCACCTGCCGTAGGTCCGACGCCCTACCCACCGGCTGGGCCCCCCTATCCTCCAGGCACAGCGCCGTACCCCGACTATGGGGCCCAACCTCCTTCTTATTCCGAGGCTGTGTCGCAACCCCCAGTCCAGCCCTTGCCAGCAAAGGAGGGCTACACCAAACAGGCGCCATACAacccaaattattaa
- the LOC664354 gene encoding lanC-like protein 3 homolog: MSRIFRRLFSKLDSSDLLRRKMAPPRYFPNTMPDYEGQDIDTQLPQGFLLKFMEKIIKDIEKAIKPIDRNGNDGLYLGTAGISYMYYHLSKIPNLNEHRNRFLTKAVEYLAPAFNAMRNSSQRDVPSFILGNSGVYAVASAIYRAMGDTNQSENFRKMYHDAGNICKDMQFLNCGSDELFVGRAGYVLGALWLAKETNTELPKNEIFILCNVMVESGRKYAQRRSCPCPLMYSYYQVEYLGAAHGLCTILQAILSVPGYLDLNPAHAKEVKASVDYLLSLQDRDGNFPCASDEIGSHSELVHWCHGAAGMIYLMAKAYLVWREEKYLRSCEKMGDLIWAKGLLKKGPGICHGVAGNGYAFLLLYRLTEQPKHLHRAVSFAKFMQTKQFVNQARTPDNPFSLYEGIAGTACFLGDLLCPQQAVFPFSDVF; the protein is encoded by the exons ATGTCACGAATTTTCCGCCGGTTGTTCTCAAAACTAGACTCAAGCGACTTATTGAGACGAAAAATGGCGCCCCCACGTTACTTCCCAAACACAATGCCCGACTACGAGGGCCAAGACATCGACACTCAATTGCCGCAAggttttttactaaaatttatggaaaaaataataaaggacATCGAAAAAGCAATAAAACCTATCGATCGCAACGGCAACGATGGCTTGTACTTGGGCACAGCCGGGATTTCCTACATGTACTACCACCTAAGCAAAATCCCAAATCTGAACGAGCACAGGAATCGTTTCCTGACAAAAGCGGTGGAGTATCTCGCTCCTGCGTTCAACGCAATGAGGAACAGTTCCCAACGCGACGTTCCTTCGTTCATTTTGGGCAATTCGGGGGTTTACGCGGTCGCTTCGGCCATTTACAGGGCCATGGGGGACACCAATCAGAGTGAAAACTTCAGGAAAATGTACCACGACGCTGGGAACATTTGCAAAGACATGCAGTTCCTAAACTGCGGCTCTGACGAGCTGTTCGTTGGACGAGCTG GCTACGTGTTGGGTGCGTTGTGGCTAGCCAAAGAAACAAACACAGAATTGCCGAAAAAcgagatttttattttgtgcaaTGTTATGGTGGAGTCGGGGCGCAAGTACGCCCAAAGGCGCAGCTGTCCGTGCCCCCTTATGTACTCCTACTACCAGGTGGAGTACCTGGGGGCTGCGCACGGCCTTTGCACTATACTACAAGCCATACTCAGCGTGCCAGGATACCTAGATTTAAACCCTGCACATGCAAAGGAAGTTAAAGCGTCCGTGGACTATCTCTTATCGCTGCAAGACCGCGACGGGAATTTTCCCTGCGCTAGCGACGAAATAGGCAGCCATAGCGAGTTAGTCCACTGGTGTCATGGGGCCGCTGGGATGATTTATCTGATGGCTAAGGCGTATTTAGTGTGGCGGGAGGAAAAATATCTGAGGTCGTGCGAGAAAATGGGGGATTTGATCTGGGCTAAGGGGTTGTTGAAGAAAGGACCGGGGATTTGTCACGGGGTGGCAGGGAATGGCTATGCGTTCTTGTTGTTGTACAGGTTGACCGAACAGCCCAAACATTTACACAGAGCGGTCAGCTTTGCGAAGTTCATGCAGACAAAGCAGTTTGTAAATCAAGCGAGGACTCCTGACAACCCCTTTAGCTTGTATGAGGGGATCGCAGGAACGGCATGCTTCCTAGGGGATCTGTTGTGTCCGCAGCAAGCCGTCTTTCCCTTCTCTGACGTATTTTAA